One genomic segment of [Phormidium] sp. ETS-05 includes these proteins:
- a CDS encoding glycosyltransferase family 4 protein, with amino-acid sequence MRVLFLHPNFPAQFRYIASLLGQDPKNEVVFGTKNERPEWKIPGVKKALFNPTREPFQETHHYVRPLESAVIYGQAVYRMAEKLKSEGFVPDVICGHSGWGPTMFMKDVFPNTPLLCYFEWFYHAFGSDANFDPADPLNPDDVARIRLKNAPILVDLYSCDWGLSPTYWQRAQLPPEFHSKVSVIHDGVDTQYFTPNPGAKLVLPDLDLSHVEELVTYVGRGMEPYRGFPEFIEAVAYIQERRPKCHVVVVGSDRVCYGKSLPDGMTYKEYMLKKIPLDMSRIHFVGSLPYGLYLRVIQASDAHIYLTRPFVLSWSMIESMSAGCLVIGSDTAPVTEVIRDGENGLLVDFFSPKQIADRVDEVMAHPNRMAEIRKKARETVLERYSQDLLLPRHVQLLQDVANGVLSTKQLI; translated from the coding sequence ATGCGCGTTTTATTTTTGCATCCGAATTTCCCGGCTCAGTTTCGTTATATAGCGAGCTTACTAGGACAAGACCCGAAAAATGAGGTAGTATTTGGCACGAAAAACGAGCGCCCCGAATGGAAGATACCAGGGGTGAAAAAAGCCTTGTTCAACCCGACTCGCGAACCGTTTCAAGAGACACACCACTACGTGCGTCCCTTAGAAAGTGCGGTAATTTACGGTCAAGCGGTGTATCGCATGGCCGAAAAACTGAAATCAGAAGGTTTTGTCCCGGATGTGATTTGCGGTCATTCCGGTTGGGGGCCAACTATGTTTATGAAAGATGTATTCCCCAATACGCCGCTGCTGTGCTATTTCGAGTGGTTTTATCATGCCTTCGGTTCCGATGCCAATTTCGACCCAGCGGATCCGCTCAACCCTGATGATGTGGCGAGAATTCGGTTGAAAAACGCGCCCATATTGGTAGATTTGTATTCTTGTGATTGGGGTTTGTCCCCCACGTACTGGCAAAGAGCGCAACTGCCCCCAGAATTTCACAGCAAAGTTTCCGTCATTCACGACGGCGTAGATACCCAATACTTTACCCCCAATCCCGGCGCCAAATTAGTATTACCGGACCTAGATTTATCTCATGTAGAGGAACTGGTGACATATGTGGGGCGAGGGATGGAACCATATCGCGGGTTTCCTGAATTCATCGAAGCCGTTGCCTACATTCAGGAACGCCGCCCGAAATGTCATGTGGTGGTAGTAGGTTCTGACCGAGTTTGCTATGGCAAATCTCTTCCCGATGGCATGACCTACAAAGAGTATATGCTCAAAAAAATTCCCCTGGATATGTCCCGGATTCACTTCGTGGGTTCTTTGCCTTACGGGTTATATTTGCGAGTGATTCAAGCCTCAGATGCCCATATTTATTTAACCCGACCTTTTGTGTTATCATGGTCGATGATTGAATCCATGTCTGCCGGTTGTTTGGTCATCGGTTCTGATACGGCGCCGGTAACGGAAGTGATTCGGGATGGGGAAAACGGATTGTTAGTGGATTTCTTCTCCCCCAAACAAATAGCCGATCGGGTGGATGAAGTGATGGCACATCCCAACCGCATGGCAGAAATCCGCAAAAAAGCAAGGGAAACCGTGTTAGAGCGATATTCTCAAGATTTACTATTGCCGCGTCATGTGCAGTTATTGCAAGATGTGGCTAACGGCGTTTTATCCACGAAACAGCTAATTTAA
- a CDS encoding class I SAM-dependent methyltransferase gives MANDKPTIDYEGAWDGYAGDWQQLYPNLNHIGDEWIGMGAGAASSLEEYNTLIETQFIAPYIDGNDQVLEIGVGGGKTSSLLLQHCKELVCADISAQMLAQTRDRLRDDRVHYVKLDGLTLSNIPPASVDVCFCYDTMVHLEPRDIFNYLTQIPQLLRGKRLCIFHHGNTLSELGWQKFLSEWQDNLMGRRHGCAFSVMTDGIMEKFLSHLGYKVILKDTTSVPRDCVWVCEAPGN, from the coding sequence ATGGCTAACGATAAACCGACAATAGACTATGAAGGCGCCTGGGATGGATATGCGGGAGACTGGCAGCAACTGTATCCAAACTTGAACCACATCGGCGATGAGTGGATTGGTATGGGTGCTGGTGCGGCCAGTTCTCTTGAAGAATATAATACCTTGATTGAAACACAATTCATTGCCCCGTATATTGACGGCAATGATCAGGTGCTGGAAATTGGGGTGGGGGGGGGCAAGACCAGCTCTCTGCTGCTGCAACACTGTAAGGAGTTGGTCTGTGCGGATATCTCGGCGCAGATGTTGGCGCAGACACGCGATCGCCTCCGGGACGATCGGGTGCATTACGTCAAGCTCGACGGTCTCACCCTCAGCAATATTCCCCCAGCATCTGTAGATGTATGCTTCTGCTACGATACAATGGTGCATCTGGAACCGCGAGATATTTTTAACTACTTAACCCAAATTCCCCAACTGCTGCGGGGAAAACGCCTCTGCATCTTTCACCACGGCAACACCCTCAGTGAATTGGGGTGGCAAAAATTTTTAAGCGAATGGCAGGACAATTTAATGGGACGCCGCCACGGCTGTGCTTTCTCCGTGATGACCGATGGGATTATGGAAAAATTCCTCAGCCATTTAGGATATAAAGTTATCTTAAAAGATACCACCTCCGTCCCCCGCGATTGCGTGTGGGTCTGCGAAGCCCCTGGTAATTAA
- a CDS encoding sulfotransferase domain-containing protein, whose translation MTNIPYFLIIGAQKCGTTSLYNYVMEHPQMTTGITKEVHFFDFNFAQGWDWYMRHFPAPVGGGTFITGEASPYYLFHPLVPERVRGLLPRVKLIVLLRNPAERAWSHYHHAVRLGFESLPFEEAMDAEAARLAGEVEKMRLDAHYYSYNHQHYTYLSRGIYVEQLQRWMELFPRNQFLILKTEDLEANPEAVVSQTLRFLGLPEVQGGVKVRYNAGAYPQMSDRWRQKLGEYFRSHNQRLEEYLGLNFDWS comes from the coding sequence ATGACGAATATTCCCTACTTTTTGATTATCGGGGCGCAGAAGTGCGGCACTACTTCTCTATACAATTATGTGATGGAGCATCCGCAGATGACCACAGGTATCACCAAAGAGGTGCATTTTTTTGACTTTAACTTTGCTCAAGGGTGGGACTGGTATATGCGCCACTTTCCCGCACCGGTTGGCGGGGGTACATTCATCACTGGGGAGGCGAGTCCTTATTATCTGTTTCATCCCTTAGTCCCGGAGCGGGTGCGAGGATTGCTCCCAAGGGTGAAGTTAATCGTGTTATTGAGAAATCCGGCGGAGCGAGCTTGGTCTCATTATCATCACGCAGTCCGGTTGGGATTTGAGAGCCTGCCTTTTGAGGAGGCAATGGATGCGGAAGCGGCAAGGCTGGCAGGAGAAGTGGAAAAAATGCGGCTGGATGCCCATTACTATAGCTATAATCACCAGCATTATACTTATTTGTCACGGGGGATTTATGTGGAGCAGTTGCAGCGGTGGATGGAACTTTTTCCGCGAAATCAGTTCCTCATCCTGAAAACCGAAGATTTGGAAGCTAATCCAGAGGCGGTGGTGAGTCAGACGTTGAGATTTTTGGGCCTACCGGAGGTGCAAGGGGGAGTAAAGGTGCGGTACAATGCCGGTGCCTACCCCCAGATGAGCGATCGTTGGCGGCAAAAGTTGGGGGAATATTTCCGATCGCACAACCAGCGACTGGAAGAATATTTAGGTTTAAACTTTGATTGGAGCTAA
- a CDS encoding glycosyltransferase: MQPLKEQLARIKRLSKRTYEVWRRQGPRLVLAKFFKKLYFKLETTALPTSGAPEIVHPVSHYHHWIREYFPRNSDLRQMAEIIPLLNKPLFSIIMPVYNPPEQYLRGAIESVRNQVYPYWELCIADDASTAAYVKPVLEEYAAIDSRIKLVFRPENGHISAASNSALALANGEFIALLDHDDTITPDALYHCTVMLNYHPEADMIYSDEDKVDEGGGLRDPFFKPDWCPDSFLSRMYTCHLGVYRRSLVEEIGGFRVGFEGSQDYDLVLRLTEKTDKIFHIPKILYHWRMHSQSTASELDNKGYATAAAKKAIEEALQRRGEPGEATPTEGGHWIVRYQIRDYGKVTVIIPTKNLGSIVNTCLTSIFEKTTYPNYEVLLIDNGSTEPETLEVISKWRAKEPDRFRCQPYDIPFNYSKINNYAVTQADGEYLLLLNNDTEVINPDWMTAMVEQAQRPTIGAVGAMLLYPNKTIQHAGVVVGLGGVAGHSHKNFPYGVPGYYYQLHTVNNYSAVTAACLMCRRSVFEEVGGLEEELQIAFNDVDFCLKITEKGYRNVWLPHVVLYHYESKSRGEENTPEKQARFHQEIMYMIRKWKTGIDPDPCYNRNLTLDREDYSIQI; this comes from the coding sequence ATGCAGCCATTGAAAGAACAATTAGCACGCATTAAACGCCTGTCCAAACGCACTTATGAAGTGTGGCGCCGTCAAGGACCACGCCTAGTCCTGGCGAAATTCTTTAAAAAACTCTATTTCAAACTAGAAACCACCGCCCTCCCCACTTCTGGCGCCCCGGAAATCGTCCACCCCGTCAGCCACTATCACCATTGGATTCGGGAATATTTTCCCCGCAATTCTGACTTGCGCCAGATGGCGGAAATTATCCCCCTGTTGAATAAACCCCTATTCAGCATCATCATGCCCGTGTATAACCCCCCAGAACAATACTTGCGGGGAGCCATAGAATCGGTGCGAAATCAGGTTTATCCCTATTGGGAATTGTGCATTGCCGATGATGCTTCTACCGCTGCTTATGTCAAACCGGTATTAGAAGAATACGCCGCGATCGACTCCCGGATTAAACTGGTGTTTAGACCAGAAAACGGCCATATCTCCGCTGCATCTAATTCCGCATTAGCCCTGGCGAACGGGGAATTTATCGCCCTCCTAGACCACGATGATACTATCACTCCCGATGCTTTATATCACTGCACCGTGATGCTGAATTATCACCCGGAAGCAGATATGATTTACAGCGATGAGGATAAGGTAGATGAAGGAGGGGGACTGCGAGACCCATTTTTTAAACCAGATTGGTGTCCAGATTCGTTTTTATCCCGGATGTACACCTGCCATTTGGGAGTATATCGCCGCTCCCTGGTCGAAGAAATTGGCGGATTTCGGGTGGGGTTTGAAGGTTCCCAAGATTATGATTTAGTCTTGCGCTTGACCGAAAAGACTGATAAAATATTCCATATCCCCAAAATCTTGTATCATTGGCGGATGCACTCCCAATCTACCGCCAGCGAACTGGATAATAAAGGTTATGCCACGGCGGCGGCGAAAAAAGCGATAGAAGAGGCGCTGCAAAGACGGGGAGAACCGGGAGAGGCGACACCCACGGAGGGGGGACATTGGATTGTCCGCTATCAAATTCGCGATTACGGGAAAGTCACGGTCATTATTCCTACCAAAAATCTAGGTAGTATCGTTAATACCTGCTTGACTTCTATTTTTGAAAAAACCACTTACCCGAATTATGAGGTGCTGCTGATTGATAATGGTAGCACCGAACCGGAGACATTGGAGGTGATTAGTAAGTGGCGGGCAAAAGAACCCGATCGATTCCGCTGCCAACCCTACGATATTCCCTTTAATTACTCTAAAATCAACAATTATGCCGTGACTCAGGCTGACGGGGAATATCTGCTATTATTAAATAACGACACCGAGGTGATTAACCCAGACTGGATGACGGCGATGGTGGAACAAGCCCAAAGACCTACCATTGGCGCGGTGGGAGCCATGCTGCTGTATCCTAATAAAACCATTCAACACGCTGGTGTTGTAGTGGGTTTAGGAGGTGTCGCCGGTCACAGTCACAAAAATTTCCCCTATGGCGTTCCCGGTTATTACTACCAACTGCACACCGTGAATAATTATAGTGCTGTCACCGCCGCCTGTTTGATGTGTCGCCGCTCGGTGTTTGAGGAAGTGGGAGGATTGGAAGAAGAGCTGCAAATCGCCTTCAATGATGTAGATTTTTGCCTGAAAATCACTGAAAAAGGATATCGGAATGTGTGGCTACCTCATGTGGTATTATACCACTACGAGTCAAAAAGCCGGGGCGAGGAAAATACACCGGAGAAACAAGCCCGATTCCACCAAGAAATTATGTATATGATTCGCAAGTGGAAAACTGGCATAGACCCGGATCCCTGCTATAACCGGAATTTGACTTTAGACCGGGAGGACTACAGCATCCAAATTTAA
- a CDS encoding methyltransferase domain-containing protein — MAAAWQDENLILSVDYSWSDDYNLAMRGWILSKKQPLQSLEIEIGDRVVAVTNWEPRPDVVAAHPEYAPDEKCGFILQIPRMAEHHVTFNAKTASTTISKSVDFLGSKPPIPFDFSDGGQLFDRFVDTVNTNHLRVLEIGSRIGLSDRISNRQTLSGAASFTGFDYYPDQNTDVVGDAHKLSQYFPNQKFDAIFSLSVFEHLAMPWLVAMEINKCLEIGGLTFHATHFAWPLHETPWDFWRFSDNGLKVLFSQAMGFEIIAAGLFHPLRMHLDSILPGQELFPAAPAFGGSAILAKKVADFNPDRFKWDVDLTDVVGADSHYPKPQ, encoded by the coding sequence ATGGCCGCAGCATGGCAAGATGAAAACCTGATTTTATCCGTGGATTATTCTTGGTCTGACGATTACAACTTGGCGATGCGGGGCTGGATTCTCAGTAAAAAGCAGCCGCTCCAATCTTTAGAAATTGAAATCGGCGATCGGGTGGTGGCAGTGACTAACTGGGAGCCGCGTCCTGATGTGGTGGCGGCGCACCCAGAATATGCCCCAGATGAAAAATGCGGTTTTATCCTGCAAATTCCCCGTATGGCGGAACATCACGTGACTTTCAATGCCAAAACCGCCAGCACAACTATCAGCAAAAGCGTTGATTTTCTCGGCTCAAAACCACCGATACCGTTCGATTTCAGCGATGGTGGTCAGCTTTTTGATAGATTTGTGGATACGGTTAACACCAATCACCTGCGGGTGTTAGAAATTGGCTCCCGCATTGGTTTGTCCGATCGCATCAGCAACAGACAGACCCTCTCCGGCGCCGCCTCTTTCACCGGTTTTGACTACTACCCAGACCAAAACACCGACGTAGTAGGCGACGCTCACAAACTCTCCCAATACTTCCCCAACCAAAAATTCGATGCTATCTTCTCCCTCTCCGTGTTTGAACACCTCGCCATGCCTTGGCTAGTGGCAATGGAAATCAACAAATGCCTAGAAATTGGCGGTCTCACCTTCCACGCCACCCACTTCGCTTGGCCCCTCCACGAAACCCCCTGGGACTTCTGGCGCTTTTCCGATAACGGTCTCAAAGTCCTATTTTCCCAAGCAATGGGATTTGAAATCATCGCCGCCGGACTCTTTCACCCCTTACGGATGCACTTAGATAGCATCCTCCCCGGACAAGAACTATTTCCCGCCGCTCCCGCATTTGGAGGCAGCGCCATCCTCGCCAAAAAAGTAGCCGATTTCAATCCCGATCGATTCAAATGGGATGTAGATTTAACCGATGTGGTGGGCGCTGACAGCCATTATCCTAAACCACAATAA
- a CDS encoding glycosyltransferase → MSRNLMDWLKKQSQRTGRLLPRAYEVWRTEGKRQTLAKVFKKLYLKLDNTPPPPPPPEPIPELPDPLIAYYQQWRQQYIPRPSDLQQMAQTVGAFTHQPRISVLMPIPPGTRSDLLRPAIESVLNQVYPHWELCLAPVDGNITSFWADNRIKIAYPPAMPSMVAASNAALARARGDLVLVLGHQDVIEPDALYEIALTFNLHPDADVIYSDEDKIDENNQLREPFLKPDWVGNNGFFWGNNCHLVAYRKTLVVSNGGFRPECEESAEYDLFLRVTSQSGEIFHISKILYHTRMDSRVDPPQPQLNGVRSAQQRAIADTIHSHSNTKQSLVPGIPPYEGDPEQPPHIQDYHQWLRQNFPRETDLQQMARTVNALAYKPTISAIVPVYNPPETYLKQAIESVINQIYPYWELCLADDASTAPHVRAILETYAAADPRIKVVFRTENGHISRASNSALEIATGEYIALLDHDDLLTPDAFYQVVLFLNQHPEADFIYSDEDKIDEENNLRDPFFKPQWSPDSFLSRMYVGHLGVYRRSIMEQIGGFRPGYDGSQDYDLVLRFTEKTDKIYHLPKILYHWRIHIQSAASSSDAKPYAYIAAKKALSEAIERRGEIGQVTDFPGYLGHYIIRYEIRDYKPVSIIIPTRDRSEMLDQCLTSIFTKTTYPNYQVILIDNGSTEPETAQLIDRWTTKEPQRFQCYRLDIPFNFSTINNYAVSKTKDDYLVFLNNDTEVITPDWLEAMMEQAQRPGIGAVGPLLLYPDNIIQHAGVVMGLGGLAAHSHQYLPATTPGYGGHVISISNVSAVTAACLMCRRSVFYDVGGFNEQLAFAYNDVDFCLKIVEKGYRNLYLPHVVLYHYESQSRGYEDTPEKQQRLQKEADIVKSQWQKYIDDDPCYNPHLTRGRADYSINI, encoded by the coding sequence ATGTCTCGAAATCTCATGGACTGGTTGAAAAAACAATCTCAGCGGACCGGGCGGCTGTTACCCCGCGCCTATGAAGTTTGGCGCACGGAAGGCAAGCGGCAAACTTTGGCCAAAGTATTCAAAAAACTATACTTAAAACTCGACAATACCCCACCGCCACCGCCACCGCCAGAACCAATTCCCGAACTGCCCGACCCCCTAATTGCATACTACCAGCAGTGGCGGCAACAATATATTCCCAGACCGTCGGACTTGCAGCAAATGGCGCAAACCGTGGGGGCTTTCACTCACCAACCCCGCATCAGCGTTCTGATGCCAATTCCCCCTGGGACGCGATCGGATTTATTGCGCCCAGCTATAGAATCGGTTCTCAACCAAGTTTATCCGCATTGGGAACTGTGCCTCGCCCCGGTTGATGGCAATATCACCAGTTTCTGGGCAGATAACCGCATCAAAATTGCTTATCCTCCGGCGATGCCTAGCATGGTTGCTGCTAGCAATGCGGCTTTGGCTAGGGCTAGGGGTGATTTGGTGCTAGTGTTGGGGCACCAAGATGTTATCGAACCGGATGCCCTGTATGAAATTGCCCTCACTTTCAATCTGCATCCCGATGCTGATGTGATTTATAGCGATGAGGATAAAATTGATGAAAATAATCAGCTCCGGGAGCCGTTTTTGAAGCCAGATTGGGTGGGAAATAACGGGTTTTTCTGGGGAAATAATTGCCATTTGGTGGCTTATAGAAAGACTTTGGTAGTTAGCAATGGCGGTTTCCGCCCGGAATGCGAAGAGAGCGCAGAATATGATTTATTCTTAAGAGTGACGAGTCAAAGTGGGGAAATTTTTCACATATCCAAAATACTCTATCATACGCGGATGGATAGTAGAGTGGACCCACCGCAACCGCAGTTAAACGGGGTGCGATCGGCCCAACAACGGGCGATCGCCGATACCATCCACAGCCACAGCAACACCAAACAATCCCTGGTCCCTGGAATCCCCCCCTATGAAGGCGACCCAGAACAACCCCCCCACATCCAGGACTATCACCAATGGTTGCGGCAAAACTTCCCCAGAGAAACGGACTTGCAGCAGATGGCTCGCACAGTGAACGCTTTGGCATACAAACCCACCATCAGCGCGATCGTCCCCGTTTACAACCCCCCCGAAACCTACCTCAAACAAGCCATAGAATCCGTCATCAACCAAATCTATCCCTACTGGGAACTGTGCCTCGCTGATGACGCCTCCACCGCTCCCCACGTCCGAGCCATCTTAGAAACCTACGCCGCCGCCGACCCGCGCATTAAAGTCGTTTTCCGCACCGAAAACGGCCATATTTCCCGCGCATCTAACTCCGCTTTAGAAATAGCCACCGGGGAATATATCGCCCTCCTCGACCATGACGACTTACTCACCCCCGACGCCTTTTATCAAGTCGTCCTTTTCCTGAATCAACATCCAGAAGCTGACTTCATCTACTCCGACGAAGACAAAATCGACGAAGAAAACAACCTGCGTGACCCCTTCTTTAAACCCCAGTGGTCTCCTGACTCCTTCCTCTCCCGGATGTACGTAGGGCATTTAGGCGTTTATCGCCGTTCTATCATGGAACAAATCGGCGGTTTTCGCCCCGGATACGACGGCTCCCAAGACTATGACCTGGTACTGAGATTTACCGAAAAAACCGATAAAATCTATCACCTACCCAAAATCCTCTACCACTGGCGCATCCATATCCAATCCGCCGCCAGCAGCTCCGATGCCAAACCCTACGCCTATATCGCCGCCAAAAAAGCCCTCAGCGAAGCTATTGAGCGGCGGGGTGAAATCGGCCAAGTCACCGATTTTCCCGGCTACTTAGGGCACTACATCATCCGCTATGAAATCAGGGATTACAAACCTGTGAGCATTATCATCCCCACCCGCGATCGGAGCGAGATGCTGGATCAATGCCTCACATCTATCTTTACCAAAACCACCTATCCCAATTATCAAGTAATCCTCATCGATAACGGCAGCACCGAACCGGAAACCGCCCAACTAATTGACCGGTGGACTACCAAAGAACCCCAGCGGTTTCAATGCTACCGCCTGGATATTCCTTTTAACTTTTCCACCATCAATAACTACGCCGTCAGCAAAACCAAAGATGATTACTTAGTGTTTTTAAACAACGATACGGAAGTCATCACCCCCGACTGGCTGGAAGCGATGATGGAACAAGCCCAACGACCGGGTATCGGTGCAGTCGGTCCGCTCCTGCTCTATCCCGACAACATCATCCAACACGCTGGGGTAGTGATGGGACTCGGAGGACTCGCCGCTCACAGTCACCAGTATCTCCCCGCTACTACTCCCGGTTACGGCGGTCACGTCATCAGCATTAGCAATGTTTCCGCCGTGACGGCGGCTTGTTTGATGTGCAGACGATCGGTCTTTTACGATGTAGGCGGTTTCAACGAACAGCTCGCCTTCGCGTATAATGATGTGGATTTTTGCTTAAAAATCGTCGAAAAAGGCTATCGTAACCTGTACCTCCCCCATGTGGTACTCTATCACTATGAATCTCAAAGCCGGGGTTATGAAGATACGCCCGAAAAGCAACAACGCTTGCAGAAAGAAGCAGATATCGTCAAAAGTCAATGGCAAAAATACATTGACGATGACCCCTGCTATAACCCCCACCTGACCAGAGGCCGCGCTGACTATAGCATCAATATTTAA
- a CDS encoding glycosyltransferase family A protein — MQASGEQNRDIALSVIIPCYNHGDYVMEAVASVESCQEPVYEIIIIDDGSTDPITQKVLGYLAEKGYRVIHQENQGLAMARNRGIQEAKGDYFLPLDADNKIRPAYITKGIEILDKNPEVGIVYGHFEFFGDKEGVWTLPPFDINRIVRGNYIDACAVIRKRVWEDCGGYDDKIPDKLGYEDWDFWLGAAEAGWQFAHVDEVLFDYRYKETSMVSKCNIPENHRELFRYISNKHLSLYSANFPNIFAEVESDFVTARDKLEQLESEKEKIQIELELERTKLRETAAKLQEIQSQLADAEARLEAKEAAAEAAEKQLQTLQLDMTQVQNHLSQARQEWEGVSYELKQTQSELKRTQELWALERAKTADMKVQAEIMEAKAAILATEKELRLNLESQLQQTQAQLQAAQAAQAQMEQNLHQTRSQLERELETQLDHQEARMQEMAQMALQLQQQAGELARLQGALAGSQEMVAAMETSKFWKLRSQWFKLKKALGLAKEP; from the coding sequence ATGCAAGCATCAGGAGAGCAAAACCGAGATATCGCCCTCTCAGTTATCATTCCCTGCTACAACCACGGGGATTATGTCATGGAGGCAGTGGCCAGCGTCGAAAGCTGCCAGGAACCCGTTTATGAAATCATCATCATTGATGACGGCTCCACCGACCCCATCACCCAAAAAGTTCTCGGTTATTTAGCCGAAAAAGGCTACCGCGTCATCCACCAAGAAAATCAGGGTTTGGCAATGGCGCGCAATCGCGGCATCCAAGAGGCAAAAGGCGATTACTTTTTGCCCTTGGATGCGGATAACAAAATCCGTCCCGCCTACATCACCAAAGGCATAGAAATCCTGGACAAAAACCCAGAAGTGGGGATAGTTTACGGCCATTTTGAGTTTTTCGGCGACAAAGAGGGGGTGTGGACATTACCCCCCTTTGATATCAACCGCATCGTCAGGGGCAACTACATCGACGCTTGCGCCGTCATCCGCAAGCGCGTGTGGGAAGATTGCGGCGGCTACGATGATAAAATCCCAGATAAACTGGGTTATGAGGATTGGGATTTTTGGCTGGGAGCAGCGGAAGCAGGCTGGCAGTTTGCTCACGTTGATGAGGTTTTGTTCGACTATCGGTATAAAGAAACATCGATGGTCAGCAAATGCAATATCCCGGAAAATCACCGGGAATTGTTTCGCTACATCAGTAATAAGCATTTAAGTCTGTACTCGGCAAATTTTCCCAATATTTTTGCTGAAGTAGAGTCCGATTTTGTCACCGCACGAGATAAACTAGAACAACTGGAGTCAGAAAAAGAAAAAATCCAGATTGAGCTAGAATTGGAGCGGACTAAACTCCGGGAAACTGCGGCGAAGCTGCAAGAAATCCAATCCCAGCTAGCAGACGCGGAAGCGCGCTTAGAAGCGAAAGAAGCGGCTGCAGAAGCAGCGGAAAAACAACTACAAACCCTGCAACTGGATATGACACAGGTGCAAAATCACCTGAGCCAAGCTCGTCAGGAGTGGGAAGGGGTGAGCTATGAGCTGAAGCAAACCCAAAGTGAGCTGAAGCGCACTCAAGAACTTTGGGCGCTAGAAAGAGCCAAAACTGCGGACATGAAAGTGCAAGCTGAAATCATGGAAGCAAAAGCGGCAATATTGGCAACGGAAAAGGAATTGCGCCTTAATCTGGAAAGTCAGTTGCAGCAAACGCAAGCGCAGTTGCAAGCGGCGCAAGCAGCGCAAGCGCAAATGGAGCAAAACCTGCATCAAACCCGCAGTCAATTAGAAAGGGAATTAGAAACCCAGCTAGACCACCAGGAGGCGCGGATGCAGGAAATGGCGCAAATGGCGCTACAGTTGCAACAGCAGGCGGGAGAATTGGCAAGGCTACAAGGGGCTTTAGCTGGCTCGCAAGAGATGGTAGCGGCGATGGAAACCAGCAAATTCTGGAAACTGCGCAGTCAGTGGTTTAAATTGAAAAAAGCCCTGGGGTTAGCAAAAGAACCCTGA
- a CDS encoding sulfotransferase family protein: MSLPLIITGMHRSGTSLTAAFIQALGVNLGDNLFRGDRFNAKGYFEDLDFLEFQRLMLQDCCPPGAAGWPDWGWTEDETCDRAQFAAYTPKAQHLIASRQQNPNLWGWKDPRTTLMLEFWHQLLPEARYLLVYREPWDVADSIMRLHAPIFCQNPHYPVQAWHYYNRLLLEFYRQHPQQCILFNVNAFIQEPKRLVELLATKLGVQLASNWQPEQFAGIYEPNLLGSLPPNHPLLHLMKTTSPQCLTLLQELDAAADIPRTEMPETSTPPVPPEGLPVMLHYQSLFPREQLQAFAAQAAAEKQQLQAEIDSLHQEIATIKTSKYWRLAQAVSQIKQILPSPTPAVPQLKENSQ; encoded by the coding sequence ATGTCTTTACCGCTGATTATTACGGGGATGCACCGATCGGGCACCTCCCTAACCGCTGCTTTCATTCAAGCCTTGGGCGTCAATTTAGGGGATAATCTGTTTCGAGGCGATCGATTTAACGCCAAAGGATACTTTGAAGACCTGGACTTTCTGGAATTCCAGCGGCTGATGTTGCAAGATTGCTGTCCCCCGGGAGCCGCCGGATGGCCAGACTGGGGGTGGACCGAAGACGAAACGTGCGATCGAGCCCAATTTGCCGCCTACACCCCCAAAGCCCAACACCTCATCGCCAGCCGCCAGCAAAACCCCAACCTCTGGGGATGGAAAGACCCCCGCACCACCCTAATGCTGGAATTTTGGCACCAGCTACTCCCCGAAGCCCGCTATCTCCTAGTTTACCGCGAACCTTGGGACGTGGCCGACTCCATCATGCGCCTCCACGCCCCCATATTTTGCCAAAACCCCCACTATCCCGTCCAAGCATGGCATTATTACAATCGCCTGCTCCTAGAATTTTACCGCCAGCATCCCCAGCAGTGTATTCTCTTTAATGTCAATGCTTTTATCCAGGAGCCAAAGCGATTAGTGGAACTGTTGGCCACCAAACTGGGGGTACAACTCGCCTCCAATTGGCAACCAGAGCAATTTGCAGGCATTTACGAACCCAACTTACTTGGGAGTCTGCCCCCAAATCATCCCTTGTTGCATTTGATGAAAACCACATCCCCCCAATGCCTCACCCTACTGCAAGAATTAGATGCAGCCGCCGACATTCCCCGGACAGAAATGCCCGAAACCAGCACCCCACCAGTGCCCCCCGAAGGGTTGCCCGTGATGCTGCACTACCAATCCCTCTTCCCGCGAGAGCAACTGCAAGCCTTTGCCGCTCAAGCCGCCGCTGAAAAACAGCAACTCCAGGCAGAAATAGACAGTTTACACCAAGAAATCGCCACCATCAAAACCTCTAAATATTGGCGGTTAGCCCAAGCTGTCTCCCAAATCAAACAAATTCTCCCCAGTCCAACCCCTGCCGTGCCACAACTAAAGGAAAATTCACAGTAA